A region from the Bradyrhizobium erythrophlei genome encodes:
- a CDS encoding Crp/Fnr family transcriptional regulator, whose product MLTRNKPPNDGERPYNNLLRRLSPSDFTLVAPHLSLDEAQPNDLLYNPGDDVEIVHFPCGPSLASYLVANEDGRDVETILVGREGAVGGIVSQGYLPAYTRIMVKFGGPFARLPIGKLDAAKAKSATLSNVFARYADCMLAQIFQSTACNAIHSIEQRSAKWILSAMERTDGSDVVPLTHEQLSTLLGVGRSYTSRVIQTFKAEGILETRRGSILVHNREALRIRACLCNESVKAHFEEVLRGVYPTEESSAAAG is encoded by the coding sequence ATGCTTACGCGAAATAAGCCGCCCAACGACGGCGAACGCCCCTACAACAACCTGTTGCGGCGGTTGAGCCCGAGCGATTTCACGTTGGTCGCGCCGCATCTCTCGCTGGACGAGGCCCAGCCCAACGACCTGCTCTATAATCCCGGCGACGACGTCGAAATCGTCCACTTTCCCTGCGGACCCTCGCTGGCGTCGTACCTCGTCGCCAACGAGGACGGCCGCGACGTCGAGACCATCCTGGTCGGCCGCGAAGGCGCCGTCGGCGGAATTGTCAGCCAGGGATATCTGCCGGCCTATACCCGCATCATGGTCAAGTTCGGCGGTCCCTTCGCACGCCTGCCTATCGGCAAACTGGATGCGGCAAAAGCGAAGTCGGCCACGCTGAGCAACGTGTTTGCGCGTTACGCCGATTGCATGCTCGCCCAGATCTTCCAGTCGACCGCCTGCAATGCGATCCATTCGATCGAGCAGCGCAGCGCGAAATGGATTCTGTCGGCGATGGAGCGCACCGACGGCTCGGATGTGGTGCCCTTGACCCATGAGCAGCTTTCGACCCTGCTCGGTGTCGGCCGCAGCTATACCAGCCGGGTGATTCAGACATTCAAGGCAGAGGGGATTCTGGAGACCCGGCGCGGCTCGATCCTGGTGCACAACCGCGAGGCGCTGCGGATACGGGCCTGCCTTTGCAACGAATCCGTGAAAGCCCATTTCGAGGAGGTGCTGCGCGGGGTTTATCCGACCGAAGAGTCCAGCGCCGCCGCGGGATAA
- a CDS encoding alkaline phosphatase D family protein: MTIRISRNSARGLSRRRFLSTAAATGAGTLGALAMPYLSRAADRPQITHGVQSGDVGADGGVVWARADRPSQMMVEVATTESFNNARLLPPIAALPESDFTAKMLVENLPGGQDIFYRVRFRDLSHPDVSSEPMVGRFRTAPADRRDVSFVWGGDVAGQGWGINPDDGGMVTFATMAKHRPDFLLHSGDTIYADGVIPAEVKLPDGKIWKNLTIPEKAKVAETLDEFRAAHKYNFLDANVRAFNAEAPVFVQWDDHEVMNNWSASKDIPAAYKVRDISLLAARASRAFHEMYPMRESIVEPGRVYRTLSYGPHLDVFMLDERSYRGPNGPNLQTTYGPDSYFIGPDQLAWLKRGLLNSRATWKVIASDMPLSLIVYDDAANKKGSEAFAQGDGPARGRELEIADILRFIKTSGVTNTVWLTADVHYAAAHYYNPDKAQFQDFEPFWEFVSGPLHAGTFGPNELDNTFGPEVKFIKAPGLDKQNLPPSAGMQFFGHVKIDGASGQMTVTLRDRADVALWSTTLDPKLG, translated from the coding sequence ATGACGATCAGGATTTCCCGCAACTCAGCCCGCGGGCTTTCGCGCCGGCGTTTCCTTTCCACCGCCGCGGCGACCGGCGCGGGTACGCTCGGCGCGCTTGCGATGCCGTATCTCAGCCGGGCCGCCGACCGGCCGCAAATCACCCATGGCGTGCAATCCGGCGACGTCGGCGCCGATGGCGGCGTGGTGTGGGCGCGCGCCGACCGGCCATCGCAGATGATGGTTGAGGTCGCCACCACCGAGTCCTTCAACAATGCGAGGCTGCTGCCGCCGATCGCAGCGCTCCCCGAGAGCGACTTCACCGCGAAGATGCTGGTGGAAAATCTTCCCGGCGGGCAGGACATCTTTTATCGGGTCCGGTTCCGCGACCTCTCGCATCCCGACGTCTCCAGCGAGCCAATGGTCGGCCGCTTCCGCACCGCCCCGGCCGACCGGCGCGACGTCAGCTTCGTCTGGGGCGGCGATGTCGCGGGCCAGGGCTGGGGCATCAATCCCGACGATGGCGGCATGGTCACCTTCGCCACCATGGCCAAGCACCGGCCGGATTTCCTGCTGCATTCCGGCGACACCATCTATGCCGACGGCGTCATTCCAGCAGAGGTGAAATTGCCGGACGGCAAGATCTGGAAGAACCTCACCATCCCCGAAAAGGCAAAAGTCGCCGAGACGCTCGACGAGTTCCGCGCCGCGCACAAGTACAATTTCCTCGACGCGAATGTGCGCGCCTTCAACGCCGAGGCCCCGGTCTTCGTGCAGTGGGACGATCACGAGGTCATGAACAACTGGTCGGCGTCGAAGGACATTCCCGCCGCCTACAAGGTGCGCGACATCTCCCTGCTCGCCGCGCGCGCGTCCCGTGCGTTCCACGAGATGTATCCGATGCGCGAAAGCATCGTCGAGCCGGGCCGGGTCTATCGCACGCTGAGCTACGGGCCGCATCTGGACGTCTTCATGCTGGACGAGCGCAGCTATCGCGGCCCCAACGGTCCGAACCTGCAGACCACTTACGGCCCCGACAGCTATTTCATCGGGCCCGACCAGCTTGCGTGGCTGAAGCGCGGCCTGCTGAACTCGCGCGCCACCTGGAAGGTGATCGCCTCCGACATGCCGCTCAGCCTTATCGTCTACGACGATGCCGCCAACAAAAAGGGCTCGGAGGCGTTCGCGCAAGGCGACGGGCCGGCGCGCGGCCGCGAACTGGAAATCGCCGATATCCTGCGCTTCATCAAGACCTCCGGCGTTACCAATACCGTGTGGCTGACCGCGGACGTGCATTACGCCGCCGCGCACTATTACAATCCCGACAAGGCCCAGTTCCAGGATTTCGAGCCGTTCTGGGAATTCGTCTCCGGCCCCCTGCACGCCGGCACCTTCGGACCCAACGAACTCGACAACACGTTCGGACCGGAAGTGAAGTTCATCAAGGCGCCGGGCCTGGACAAGCAGAACCTGCCGCCGTCAGCCGGGATGCAGTTCTTCGGTCACGTCAAGATCGACGGCGCCAGCGGACAGATGACGGTGACCTTGCGCGATCGCGCCGACGTCGCGCTCTGGTCGACGACGCTGGATCCCAAACTCGGCTAG
- a CDS encoding response regulator has product MQAVSFDHVPEDVLIVEDDPIIALDFEDTILGFGVKTVRTAGSVARALDLIADRAPDFALLDVALVREKSFAIAERLDALGIRFAFVTGYSADVRLPEAFADRPRLPKPFSTDALHALLKRPAGA; this is encoded by the coding sequence ATGCAAGCTGTTTCTTTCGACCACGTCCCCGAAGACGTTCTGATCGTCGAGGACGACCCGATCATCGCACTCGACTTCGAGGATACGATTCTCGGCTTCGGGGTGAAGACGGTACGGACCGCCGGCAGCGTGGCCAGGGCGCTCGACCTGATCGCGGATCGCGCCCCGGATTTCGCGCTGCTCGATGTCGCCCTGGTCCGCGAGAAGAGCTTTGCGATTGCCGAGCGCCTGGATGCGCTGGGAATTCGCTTCGCCTTCGTCACCGGCTATAGCGCCGACGTGCGGTTACCCGAGGCTTTTGCCGACCGGCCGAGATTGCCCAAACCGTTCTCGACCGACGCGCTGCACGCCTTGCTGAAGCGCCCGGCCGGCGCTTGA